Proteins co-encoded in one Kutzneria chonburiensis genomic window:
- a CDS encoding type VII secretion protein EccE, which translates to MADSPARTRHRRPGRIGRARWVAAEAAVGAAAAGVAFMGSFGIALMALGGLTLVATFLFWQGKWATEHLTIKLRAPAARTPATGPGLGVIREVLPDLHVVEVTGRGAAPLGVIGDGQGFAAVLELEVAGSLRLDLAKLAQQVRADPAELAGFQVLIEQFPLPALDVTERFGPTMVYRRLPTTAVPVLRRVWLVLRHEPLWAPEATERRGGGAAGARTALVAAAARLRVHLMDNGFQAHLLGLAATTELLAGVGDPSQQGRFHADAWLTQAGAHCCLAVTGDWSKLLMTAASIAADRCVVSVAVELDGHSAVTRSMVRLFATDQNAVANARAALIATGLAEPLPNNQPAGVVATLPLGGGARDLTSAIGLVRG; encoded by the coding sequence GTGGCAGACAGTCCCGCACGCACGCGACACCGACGGCCGGGCCGGATCGGCCGCGCTCGGTGGGTCGCGGCCGAGGCAGCGGTGGGCGCGGCGGCGGCCGGCGTGGCGTTCATGGGCTCGTTCGGCATCGCCCTTATGGCGCTGGGCGGCCTCACGCTGGTAGCCACTTTCCTTTTCTGGCAAGGAAAGTGGGCGACCGAGCACCTCACGATCAAGCTGCGGGCGCCGGCGGCGAGAACGCCGGCGACCGGGCCGGGGCTTGGCGTGATCAGGGAAGTGCTGCCCGACCTGCACGTTGTCGAGGTGACGGGCCGAGGCGCGGCCCCGCTGGGCGTGATCGGCGACGGCCAGGGCTTTGCCGCGGTGCTGGAGCTGGAGGTCGCCGGCAGTCTCCGGCTGGACCTGGCGAAACTGGCACAGCAGGTGCGGGCGGACCCGGCGGAGCTGGCCGGTTTCCAGGTGCTGATCGAACAGTTCCCACTGCCGGCGCTGGACGTCACCGAACGGTTCGGCCCGACGATGGTCTACAGAAGGCTGCCGACCACGGCGGTGCCGGTCCTGCGCAGAGTCTGGCTGGTGCTGCGGCACGAACCGCTGTGGGCGCCGGAGGCAACGGAGCGCAGAGGCGGTGGGGCGGCTGGTGCGCGGACGGCGCTGGTGGCGGCGGCCGCGCGGCTGCGGGTGCACCTGATGGACAACGGATTCCAGGCCCACCTGCTCGGACTGGCGGCGACGACGGAACTGCTGGCCGGCGTCGGCGACCCGAGCCAGCAGGGCCGGTTCCACGCTGACGCCTGGCTCACGCAGGCCGGGGCGCACTGCTGCCTGGCGGTCACGGGCGACTGGAGCAAGCTGCTGATGACGGCGGCGTCCATCGCCGCCGACCGCTGCGTGGTCTCGGTCGCCGTGGAACTTGACGGTCACTCAGCTGTGACCCGATCGATGGTACGGCTGTTCGCGACCGACCAGAACGCCGTGGCCAACGCCCGGGCGGCGCTGATCGCCACCGGGCTGGCCGAGCCGCTGCCGAACAACCAGCCGGCCGGCGTGGTCGCCACGCTCCCGCTCGGCGGCGGGGCACGGGACCTGACCAGCGCGATTGGACTGGTACGAGGATGA